A single genomic interval of Polaribacter vadi harbors:
- a CDS encoding RecQ family ATP-dependent DNA helicase — protein MISPKNILKEYWNYTTFREPQEEIIQAVLDQKDTIALLPTGGGKSICFQVPALVKEGVCVVISPLIALMQDQVENLKKRNIKATLIKSGSSQDDMIALFDNIKFGNYKFLYISPERLQSLFIQQKLKELNISFIAIDEAHCISEWGHDFRPSYRNIKILKELIPNTNFIALTATANQRVLEDIAKNLDLKKTTVFKKSFYRENLAYQIFNVEDKLLRLIQIFTKTKTPAIVYVSSRKRTEEIARFLTANNFKSSFYHGGLSAKEKQNAYQNWMTEKTKIMVATNAFGMGIDKPNVGVVIHFDFPFSLENYIQESGRAGRNEKKSFAVLLKNENDILKYKELVKKGLPTILEVKEIHKKLYQYFRISTGEISEELFQFQLSEFSKKYQLSQKKVEAVLKILANNGIIEITNTFNQKSTVIFNTSSKNVISYAINNIDTKIFIDSLLRTYTGLFKQEVKVDEFLLAKKSKTTSRHIIANLQRLHEDKILEYRRVKTDSEIQFLVPREDDRTINRCSKEIVQFLKQKEKKSEDFLAYISNQNVCRSIQILDYFDEKSTQKCGICDVCLSDKRAKKEDLSLHILALLNKKTSLTSQEIRQQLQANEKDILIHLRTLLSENKVQINHQNKYQIK, from the coding sequence ATGATATCCCCAAAAAACATATTAAAAGAATACTGGAATTACACCACTTTTAGAGAACCACAAGAGGAAATTATACAAGCTGTTTTAGATCAAAAAGACACGATTGCTTTATTACCAACTGGAGGTGGAAAATCGATTTGCTTTCAAGTACCTGCCTTGGTTAAAGAAGGCGTTTGCGTAGTAATTTCGCCATTAATTGCGTTAATGCAAGACCAAGTAGAAAATTTAAAAAAACGCAATATAAAAGCAACACTTATAAAATCTGGTTCTTCTCAAGATGATATGATTGCTCTTTTTGATAACATTAAATTCGGCAATTATAAATTTTTATACATTTCTCCAGAAAGATTGCAGTCCTTATTTATTCAGCAAAAATTAAAAGAACTCAACATTAGTTTTATTGCTATTGATGAAGCACATTGTATTTCTGAATGGGGTCATGATTTTAGACCAAGTTACAGGAATATTAAGATTTTAAAAGAACTAATTCCGAACACAAATTTTATTGCATTAACTGCAACTGCCAACCAAAGAGTTTTAGAGGACATTGCCAAAAATCTTGATTTAAAAAAAACTACAGTTTTTAAAAAATCTTTTTACAGAGAAAATTTAGCCTATCAAATTTTTAATGTGGAAGATAAATTATTAAGGTTGATTCAAATTTTTACCAAGACAAAAACGCCAGCAATTGTGTATGTAAGTTCAAGAAAAAGAACGGAAGAAATTGCACGTTTTTTAACTGCTAATAATTTTAAAAGTAGTTTTTATCATGGTGGATTATCTGCCAAAGAAAAACAAAATGCGTACCAAAATTGGATGACTGAAAAGACAAAAATCATGGTAGCAACGAATGCTTTTGGAATGGGAATTGACAAACCAAATGTGGGGGTTGTAATTCATTTTGATTTCCCTTTTTCGCTCGAAAATTATATTCAAGAATCTGGAAGAGCAGGTAGAAACGAAAAAAAATCTTTTGCAGTTTTATTAAAAAATGAAAACGATATTTTAAAATATAAAGAACTTGTAAAAAAAGGCTTACCAACAATTTTAGAAGTGAAAGAAATTCACAAAAAATTATATCAATATTTTAGAATTTCTACAGGCGAAATTTCGGAAGAATTGTTTCAATTTCAGCTTTCTGAATTCAGTAAAAAGTATCAATTATCTCAAAAAAAAGTAGAAGCTGTTTTAAAAATTTTAGCCAATAATGGCATCATAGAAATCACAAATACATTCAATCAAAAATCGACTGTAATTTTTAATACAAGTAGTAAAAATGTTATTTCTTACGCTATCAATAATATTGATACTAAGATATTTATTGACTCACTATTAAGAACTTACACAGGGTTATTTAAACAAGAAGTTAAAGTAGATGAATTTCTACTAGCAAAGAAAAGCAAAACTACTTCTAGACACATAATTGCCAATTTGCAACGTTTGCATGAAGATAAAATCTTAGAATATCGTCGTGTAAAAACGGACTCAGAAATTCAATTTTTAGTTCCAAGAGAAGATGATAGAACTATTAACAGATGCTCTAAAGAAATTGTTCAATTCTTAAAACAGAAAGAGAAAAAATCAGAAGATTTTTTAGCCTATATTTCGAATCAAAACGTATGTAGAAGTATTCAAATATTAGATTATTTTGATGAAAAATCAACTCAAAAATGTGGTATTTGTGATGTTTGTTTATCAGATAAAAGAGCAAAAAAAGAAGATTTATCTTTACATATTTTAGCTCTTTTAAACAAAAAAACGAGTTTAACCTCGCAAGAAATTAGGCAACAATTACAGGCAAATGAAAAGGACATTTTAATACATTTGCGAACCTTATTATCTGAAAATAAAGTGCAGATAAATCATCAAAATAAATACCAAATAAAATAA
- a CDS encoding AAA family ATPase: MQENQQKIVLIGGPGTGKTTVLNALKDKGFCCFDEVSRAVTLKAQKDGIEQLFLTEPLLFSEMLLKGREEQFLNANKRKEQIVFFDRGIPDVHAYMNYFKTAYPDLYLEKSKAYKYTKIFHFSPWEEIHTTDNERYETFEESLTIDQFLIEAYSDLGYNIINVPFGAIEERTNFILNSLSCDL, from the coding sequence TTGCAAGAAAATCAGCAAAAAATAGTTTTAATTGGTGGTCCAGGTACAGGAAAAACAACCGTTTTAAATGCTTTAAAAGACAAAGGTTTTTGTTGTTTTGACGAAGTTTCTAGAGCTGTTACTTTAAAAGCTCAAAAAGATGGAATTGAACAACTGTTTTTAACAGAACCTCTGCTGTTTAGCGAAATGTTATTAAAAGGTAGAGAAGAACAGTTTTTAAATGCTAATAAAAGAAAAGAACAAATTGTTTTTTTTGACAGAGGAATTCCTGATGTTCATGCCTATATGAACTATTTTAAGACAGCATATCCTGATTTATATTTAGAAAAAAGTAAAGCCTACAAATACACTAAAATTTTTCATTTTTCTCCTTGGGAAGAAATTCATACAACTGATAATGAACGTTATGAAACTTTTGAAGAATCGCTAACTATCGATCAGTTTTTAATAGAAGCCTATTCAGATTTGGGGTACAATATTATAAATGTTCCTTTTGGCGCTATTGAAGAACGAACTAATTTTATTCTTAATTCGCTTTCTTGCGATTTATGA
- a CDS encoding DUF493 family protein, with amino-acid sequence MSDKKEFYIKLKGQLEDTTDFPADYMYKFIVPTDGNQLAEVESLFDNKGAVITTKNSKTGKYVSITIVLKLNSADEIISYYKKVEKIKGIISL; translated from the coding sequence ATGAGTGATAAAAAAGAGTTCTATATCAAGCTTAAAGGTCAGTTAGAAGACACCACCGATTTTCCTGCAGATTATATGTATAAGTTTATTGTGCCCACAGATGGTAATCAATTAGCAGAAGTAGAAAGTTTGTTTGATAATAAAGGAGCAGTTATTACCACAAAAAATTCTAAAACTGGGAAATATGTTAGTATTACTATCGTTTTAAAGTTAAATTCTGCTGATGAAATTATTAGTTATTACAAAAAGGTTGAAAAGATTAAGGGAATTATATCGTTATAA
- a CDS encoding peptidylprolyl isomerase — MRKLVLVLFLGVSSIIFGQRNDKILITIDGEEISVGDFKRIYEKNLDAIDNEEAKDVQKNLDLFINYKLKVKEAYNIKLDTLPSYKKEIEGYRNQLSAPYMQDTVFINKLVKDAYFRTKNEVKAKHILIRTPKDATPKDTLEAYQKIMNIRARILKGEDFEAVAEETSEDPSARDDEKSGRKANKGNLGYFSAFKMVYPFEDAAYNTKVGEVSEPFKTRFGYHILKIDSLRASKGEVEVAHILINNQNKNAKKLIDSLYNQLEKDVQFKTLARKFSEDSGSKSKGGKLRQFGTGVMVKPFEDVAFNLQKEGEYSKPFKTPFGWHIIQLIKKHPVQPFSELQDELKSKVKSGDRAQLSEKAVIDKLKKKYTISENESAKAIFEHKNIRNIAQDSLQAVLLTINELEIKQEAFVKYLKNRGNTPIYELFNEFKDKEILSYYKENLEKTEPEFANTLQEYRDGLLLFELMQQKIWEKSSKDTLGLKNHYKANLSKFQNKEFNKIKGEVMNDYQNILEEKWIADLRNKSTIEVNNRELKKLIKFYKKD; from the coding sequence ATGAGAAAATTAGTTTTAGTACTGTTTTTAGGAGTGTCAAGCATTATTTTTGGGCAAAGAAATGATAAAATTTTAATAACTATTGATGGCGAAGAAATTTCAGTTGGAGATTTTAAAAGAATTTACGAGAAAAATTTAGATGCTATAGATAATGAAGAAGCAAAAGATGTTCAGAAAAATCTAGATCTTTTTATCAATTATAAGTTAAAAGTAAAAGAAGCATATAATATAAAATTAGATACATTACCTTCTTATAAAAAAGAGATTGAAGGCTATAGAAATCAGCTTTCTGCACCTTATATGCAAGATACCGTTTTTATTAATAAATTAGTAAAAGATGCATATTTTAGAACTAAAAACGAAGTAAAAGCAAAGCATATATTAATAAGAACACCAAAAGACGCCACTCCAAAAGATACGTTAGAGGCGTATCAAAAAATAATGAATATTAGAGCTAGAATCTTAAAAGGAGAAGATTTTGAAGCGGTTGCAGAAGAAACATCAGAAGATCCATCTGCAAGAGATGATGAAAAAAGTGGACGAAAGGCAAACAAAGGAAATTTAGGTTATTTTTCTGCTTTTAAAATGGTGTACCCTTTTGAAGATGCAGCTTACAATACTAAAGTTGGTGAAGTTTCAGAACCCTTTAAAACTCGTTTTGGATATCATATTTTAAAAATAGATTCTTTAAGAGCATCAAAAGGAGAAGTAGAAGTTGCGCATATTTTGATAAATAATCAAAACAAAAATGCAAAAAAACTAATTGATTCTCTTTACAATCAATTAGAAAAAGATGTGCAATTTAAAACACTTGCAAGAAAATTTTCTGAAGATTCAGGCTCAAAATCTAAGGGTGGAAAATTAAGACAATTTGGCACTGGAGTAATGGTAAAGCCTTTTGAAGATGTAGCATTTAATTTGCAAAAAGAAGGTGAATATTCTAAACCTTTTAAAACGCCTTTTGGTTGGCATATTATACAGTTGATAAAAAAACATCCTGTACAACCTTTTAGTGAACTACAAGATGAACTTAAAAGCAAAGTAAAATCTGGTGATAGAGCTCAATTATCTGAAAAAGCAGTTATTGATAAATTAAAGAAAAAATATACAATTTCTGAAAACGAAAGTGCAAAAGCTATTTTTGAGCATAAAAATATAAGAAATATCGCTCAAGATTCTTTACAGGCTGTTCTGTTGACAATTAATGAGTTAGAAATAAAACAAGAAGCTTTCGTAAAATATCTTAAAAACAGAGGTAATACTCCTATTTACGAACTTTTTAACGAGTTTAAAGACAAAGAGATTTTAAGTTATTACAAAGAAAATTTAGAAAAAACCGAACCAGAGTTTGCTAATACATTGCAAGAATATAGAGATGGTTTGTTGTTATTTGAATTGATGCAACAAAAAATATGGGAAAAATCATCTAAAGATACTTTAGGATTAAAAAACCATTATAAAGCCAATTTATCTAAATTTCAAAATAAAGAATTCAATAAAATAAAAGGAGAGGTAATGAACGATTACCAGAATATTTTAGAGGAAAAATGGATTGCAGATTTGAGAAATAAAAGTACTATTGAAGTAAATAATAGAGAACTTAAAAAATTAATTAAATTTTATAAAAAAGACTAA
- a CDS encoding peptidylprolyl isomerase produces MQQKTTISKYTKLTLFAALFGLMSFSTFAQKIKIDGVAVVVGKNIVLDSDIDKFKQEIEIRSENKIKISDCEMLEELMEQKLLAHHAVIDSVLVSDPEIAARVDRSVQYFTQQYGSVDKVIKAYGFNDLDDLKKELHSVQTENLLIEKEQQKITEKIDVTPEEVRIFYNGLKEKGELPEFSAEIELAQIVITAKPTDAETERILNKLAELKKEIEDGANFKMKAIINSDDPSVAQNGGNLGEITKETNFIKEFKEMAFSLDPNQISKPFKTDFGYHIIKLHEIKGNARVVSHILMQPEIPDAKLTETREIAEKLIADINDGKITFEEAVKKYSDDDETKNNGGLILNPYTGESTFDLTGMDPALYARVAELKKGELTEVFFDQNRSGEKMYKFMIMRDRTDTHTADIVNDYVKIQELALTKKKEETVTKWAKEKIKDTYIKMADDHRKCTFEKNWKKETGK; encoded by the coding sequence ATGCAACAAAAAACAACAATTTCAAAATATACTAAACTTACACTTTTCGCAGCTCTTTTCGGGTTGATGAGCTTTTCAACCTTTGCACAAAAAATTAAAATTGATGGTGTTGCAGTTGTGGTTGGAAAAAATATTGTGCTAGATTCTGATATCGATAAATTTAAGCAGGAAATTGAAATAAGATCTGAAAATAAAATTAAAATTTCTGATTGTGAAATGTTAGAAGAGTTGATGGAACAAAAACTATTGGCACATCATGCAGTTATTGATAGTGTTTTAGTTTCTGATCCAGAAATTGCTGCTAGAGTAGATAGGAGTGTGCAGTATTTTACACAACAATATGGTTCTGTAGATAAAGTAATTAAAGCCTATGGTTTTAATGATTTAGATGATTTAAAAAAGGAATTACATTCTGTACAAACAGAAAACCTTCTTATAGAAAAAGAACAACAAAAAATTACTGAAAAGATAGATGTAACTCCAGAAGAGGTTCGTATTTTTTATAACGGATTAAAAGAAAAAGGAGAATTACCAGAATTTTCTGCAGAAATAGAATTGGCGCAAATTGTTATAACAGCGAAACCAACAGATGCAGAAACTGAAAGAATTTTAAACAAATTAGCAGAATTAAAAAAGGAAATTGAAGATGGTGCTAATTTTAAAATGAAAGCGATTATTAATTCTGATGATCCTTCAGTAGCTCAAAATGGTGGAAACTTAGGAGAAATTACTAAAGAAACTAATTTTATTAAAGAGTTTAAAGAAATGGCTTTTTCTTTAGATCCAAATCAAATTTCGAAACCTTTTAAAACGGATTTTGGATACCACATTATAAAATTGCACGAAATTAAAGGAAACGCAAGAGTTGTTTCTCATATTTTAATGCAACCAGAAATTCCTGATGCAAAACTTACAGAAACAAGAGAAATTGCTGAAAAATTAATTGCAGATATTAATGATGGTAAAATTACTTTTGAAGAAGCTGTAAAAAAATATTCGGATGATGATGAAACAAAAAATAACGGAGGTTTAATTCTTAATCCTTATACAGGAGAATCTACATTCGATTTAACAGGAATGGACCCAGCTTTGTATGCAAGAGTTGCAGAATTAAAAAAAGGTGAATTAACAGAAGTGTTTTTCGACCAAAATAGAAGTGGAGAGAAAATGTACAAATTCATGATTATGAGAGATAGAACAGATACTCATACTGCAGATATTGTGAACGATTATGTAAAAATTCAAGAATTAGCTTTAACAAAAAAGAAAGAAGAAACCGTTACAAAGTGGGCAAAAGAGAAGATTAAAGATACCTACATTAAAATGGCAGATGATCACAGAAAATGTACTTTCGAAAAAAACTGGAAAAAAGAAACAGGTAAATAA